From Deltaproteobacteria bacterium, one genomic window encodes:
- a CDS encoding DUF3604 domain-containing protein: MTRSRSPLAPTAALRTALLGSLLVIAASTRAAGQSPTATPGMCTGDCDHNNQVTVDELVIGVNIALRGPQVGDCQAFDTNMDTEVTVEELVVAVNYALNTCPTASPTPQPTATPEEPCPQRNPLRNVYFGDLHVHTMNSFDAYFWDLRRTPADAYRFARGEPAALPPLDVNGIGTRTVRLERPLDFTAVTDHSEFLGEISTCTTPGSPTYDSASCKLFRTGVSDAYQTFGARLISSRPTRFRDLCGADNKVCLDAAATVWDRVQDAANAAYDRCRFTSFVAYEYSRSPGGSTMHRNVIFRNEHVPFPISAFEEATPQGLWRDLQTTCLDAGNGCDVLAIPHNSNESNGRTFMVERPGTQSLDEQRAQALFRNRIEPLVEIYQHKGDSECMNGLSGMLGAPDEQCTFEKRRQPPFDDCGDGTGALGAVDLGCVSRLDFVRGTLLTGLKEQERLGANPYRLGVIGSTDTHNAIPGFTEESSFVGHQGSNDAEAGQLLGAYAGSYGNLTYSPGGLAAVWAEENSRSSIFDALRRRETFATSGTRLSVRVFGGWNLPENLCQYPNLIQTGYDHGVPMGGVLPPPPTGITAPSFVITALRDPGTTERPGAPLQRLQIVKGWIDNGDAHYMVYDVAGDANNGATVDLATCALHGPGADSLCTVWSDPDFNPILQAYYYVRVLENPTCRWNTWLCNRLPAEQRLPTCDDPTVPTTVQERAWASPIWYVPG, from the coding sequence TTGACTCGCTCACGATCACCTCTCGCTCCAACCGCCGCGCTGCGCACCGCGCTGCTCGGCTCACTGCTGGTGATCGCAGCGAGCACGCGAGCCGCAGGTCAGAGCCCGACTGCGACGCCCGGCATGTGTACCGGAGATTGCGATCACAACAATCAGGTGACCGTCGACGAATTGGTGATCGGCGTCAACATCGCGCTGCGCGGTCCGCAAGTCGGTGATTGCCAGGCGTTCGACACGAACATGGACACGGAAGTCACGGTCGAAGAACTCGTCGTGGCCGTGAACTATGCCCTCAACACTTGCCCAACCGCGTCGCCAACTCCGCAGCCGACGGCAACGCCGGAGGAGCCGTGCCCGCAACGCAACCCGTTGCGCAACGTCTACTTCGGCGACCTGCACGTCCACACGATGAACTCGTTCGACGCATACTTTTGGGATCTCCGCCGAACGCCGGCCGACGCGTATCGCTTTGCCCGCGGGGAGCCGGCCGCATTGCCGCCGCTCGACGTGAATGGAATCGGTACACGCACGGTCCGCCTCGAACGGCCGCTCGATTTCACCGCGGTGACCGATCACTCGGAATTTTTGGGCGAGATCAGCACCTGCACCACGCCGGGCTCGCCCACCTATGATTCGGCGAGCTGCAAACTGTTTCGCACCGGCGTCAGCGACGCGTATCAAACCTTCGGCGCTCGACTGATTTCGTCACGGCCGACCCGTTTCCGCGATCTCTGCGGTGCGGACAACAAGGTCTGCCTCGACGCCGCGGCAACGGTGTGGGACCGTGTACAAGACGCGGCCAACGCGGCCTACGATCGCTGCCGCTTCACTTCGTTTGTTGCCTACGAGTACTCCCGCAGCCCCGGCGGCAGCACGATGCATCGCAATGTGATCTTCCGCAACGAACACGTGCCGTTCCCGATCTCCGCATTCGAGGAGGCGACGCCGCAGGGTCTGTGGCGGGATTTGCAGACCACCTGCCTCGATGCCGGCAACGGCTGCGACGTGCTGGCGATCCCGCACAACTCGAACGAGAGCAATGGCCGCACGTTCATGGTGGAGCGCCCCGGCACCCAGAGTCTCGACGAGCAACGCGCGCAGGCATTGTTTCGCAATCGCATCGAACCGCTGGTTGAGATCTATCAGCACAAGGGCGATTCGGAATGCATGAATGGCCTGTCGGGCATGCTCGGCGCACCGGACGAACAGTGCACGTTCGAAAAACGCCGACAGCCGCCGTTCGACGATTGCGGCGATGGGACCGGCGCCCTCGGGGCCGTCGATCTGGGGTGCGTGTCAAGGCTCGATTTTGTGCGCGGGACGTTGCTCACGGGACTCAAGGAACAAGAACGACTCGGCGCGAATCCGTATCGTCTCGGCGTCATCGGCAGCACCGACACGCACAATGCGATCCCCGGCTTTACGGAGGAGTCGTCCTTCGTCGGGCATCAGGGTTCCAATGATGCGGAAGCCGGGCAACTGTTGGGAGCCTATGCCGGATCGTACGGCAATCTGACCTACAGCCCTGGCGGCTTGGCCGCGGTGTGGGCGGAGGAGAACTCTCGCTCCAGCATCTTCGATGCGCTGCGGCGCCGCGAGACCTTTGCCACCAGCGGCACCCGCCTCAGCGTGCGCGTCTTTGGCGGATGGAACCTGCCCGAGAACTTGTGCCAGTATCCCAACCTCATCCAGACCGGCTACGATCACGGCGTGCCGATGGGCGGTGTATTGCCGCCCCCACCGACGGGGATCACGGCGCCATCGTTCGTCATCACCGCGCTGCGCGACCCCGGCACCACCGAACGACCCGGCGCGCCGCTGCAGCGGCTTCAGATCGTCAAAGGATGGATCGACAACGGCGACGCTCACTACATGGTCTATGATGTCGCCGGTGACGCTAACAATGGCGCAACAGTCGATCTCGCAACGTGCGCGCTGCATGGCCCGGGCGCCGACTCGTTGTGCACGGTGTGGAGCGACCCCGACTTCAACCCCATCCTCCAGGCCTACTACTACGTCCGCGTACTAGAGAACCCGACCTGCCGGTGGAATACCTGGCTGTGCAACCGATTGCCGGCGGAGCAGCGGCTGCCCACGTGTGACGATCCAACGGTCCCGACGACCGTGCAAGAGCGTGCTTGGGCATCGCCGATCTGGTACGTGCCCGGGTGA
- a CDS encoding VCBS repeat-containing protein — translation MFNARQSLLLITAIVFSLLVSRAGSASTLTVVSMSPTRLASAAKNTAVTITFDQALLPSTITASSFRVFGKQSGVASGPFTFSNANQSVTLTPGRPFAAGEVVIVNLSHTITAADSSPLRSAGFAYQFRIQTQPSSRTFTQIQQMSNRTNPSVHTQIYGAMAADLNGDGYVDLTTVNEDSADLRVFVNRADGSGQFGGVLTPPFHIGIESSPNESGDFNGDGVVDIVISATTSNSVWLVRGKGDGGWASSQSRPVGMEPHGIAALDVDGDGDWDVVNANHTSNNLSLMINNGGMLSAPTFFDSGEDGEYALTSGDMNNDGISDLIVGAQDGQTIVVLLGNGSGTFTAQTPQSAGGLAWKLTVGDVNGDGKLDVATANGDSGNAAILLGNGDGTLQAPTVLTTAPHVVGSALGDLDGDGDLDWVVSSYGGGLWHILINDGAGNFTFDPDIPAISNPSCAILLDIDNDGDLDLALTDEIADIVKIMQNDSGPPPACPPVPDTCRGPAVSGKGLLLLIDRSPDTSDLFLWQWLKGTATPKADFGDPLTTDTYFLCLYDNNTLVSDAAVPAGNTCGAKPCWKDNPTNFAYSNPKRTPAGVLSLHLNEGLADGQASITLLGRGANLGMPDVSALTGPIDVQLRKSSGGICWGAHYSAPFLKHQGGLLLDRPD, via the coding sequence ATGTTCAATGCCCGCCAGAGTCTGCTCTTGATCACAGCAATTGTGTTCAGCTTGCTGGTCTCCCGCGCTGGCTCGGCGTCCACGCTCACTGTCGTTTCGATGAGTCCGACGCGGCTCGCCAGCGCGGCGAAGAACACGGCGGTGACGATCACCTTTGATCAAGCCCTCCTCCCGAGCACGATCACTGCATCCTCGTTCCGAGTCTTCGGCAAGCAGAGCGGCGTCGCTTCTGGACCGTTCACATTCTCCAACGCCAATCAGTCGGTGACCTTGACACCCGGCCGGCCGTTCGCCGCCGGCGAAGTCGTCATCGTCAATCTGTCGCATACGATCACCGCCGCCGATTCGTCGCCACTGCGCAGCGCCGGCTTCGCATATCAGTTCCGCATTCAGACGCAGCCCTCGTCGCGCACGTTCACGCAGATCCAGCAGATGTCGAACCGCACCAATCCGTCGGTTCACACGCAAATCTATGGTGCCATGGCCGCCGACCTGAATGGCGATGGCTACGTTGATCTCACAACGGTCAACGAGGACAGCGCCGATCTGCGCGTCTTCGTCAATCGCGCCGATGGCAGCGGGCAGTTCGGCGGCGTCCTGACGCCGCCCTTCCACATCGGCATCGAGTCGAGTCCCAACGAGTCCGGCGATTTCAACGGCGATGGCGTGGTCGACATTGTGATCTCCGCCACCACTAGCAACAGCGTGTGGCTGGTTCGCGGCAAGGGCGATGGGGGTTGGGCATCGTCGCAGTCGCGGCCGGTCGGCATGGAGCCCCACGGCATCGCCGCGCTCGACGTCGATGGCGACGGCGATTGGGATGTCGTGAACGCGAATCACACCTCCAACAATTTGTCGCTGATGATCAACAACGGCGGCATGCTCAGCGCCCCGACTTTCTTCGACAGCGGCGAGGACGGCGAGTATGCGCTGACCTCCGGCGACATGAACAACGACGGCATCTCCGACCTGATCGTCGGCGCGCAGGACGGCCAAACGATCGTCGTGCTTCTCGGCAATGGTAGCGGCACGTTCACGGCGCAGACGCCACAGAGCGCCGGCGGCCTGGCGTGGAAGCTGACCGTCGGCGACGTCAACGGCGACGGCAAGCTCGATGTGGCGACCGCCAACGGCGACAGCGGCAACGCGGCGATCTTGCTCGGCAACGGTGACGGCACACTGCAAGCGCCGACCGTACTCACAACCGCGCCGCACGTCGTCGGCTCCGCACTCGGCGATCTCGACGGCGATGGCGATCTCGACTGGGTCGTGTCGAGTTACGGCGGCGGCCTGTGGCACATCTTGATCAACGATGGAGCCGGGAACTTCACGTTCGATCCGGACATCCCCGCCATCTCGAATCCTTCGTGCGCCATTCTGCTCGACATCGACAACGACGGCGACCTCGATCTCGCGCTTACGGACGAGATCGCCGACATCGTGAAGATCATGCAGAACGACAGCGGACCGCCGCCTGCCTGCCCTCCGGTACCAGACACCTGCCGCGGGCCGGCCGTCAGCGGCAAGGGTCTCCTCCTGCTCATCGATCGGTCGCCGGACACCAGCGACCTGTTCTTGTGGCAGTGGCTCAAGGGCACGGCGACACCGAAGGCCGACTTCGGCGACCCGCTGACGACCGACACGTACTTCCTCTGCCTCTACGACAACAACACCCTCGTCTCCGATGCGGCGGTACCGGCCGGCAACACATGCGGTGCGAAACCGTGCTGGAAGGACAATCCCACGAACTTCGCCTACTCGAATCCGAAACGCACGCCCGCCGGCGTGCTGTCGCTGCATTTGAACGAAGGGCTCGCCGATGGCCAGGCCAGCATCACACTCCTCGGCAGAGGAGCGAACCTCGGCATGCCCGACGTCAGCGCGTTGACCGGCCCGATTGACGTACAGCTACGCAAGAGCAGCGGTGGAATCTGTTGGGGCGCTCACTACAGCGCCCCCTTCCTCAAGCATCAGGGTGGTTTGCTGTTGGATCGCCCCGACTAA
- a CDS encoding class I SAM-dependent methyltransferase yields MIDDARRNRKAWDRLSNDFAVSGRRNWQQNASAHWGIWHVEERELQVLGDVSGKDVLEHGCGNAYFSSWLARRGARVVGLDNSPGQLAHARAFQREFGVEFPLVLADGAQVPLANESFDIVFNEYGAALWVEPERMVAEAVRLLRPGGLLAFLTNSAIIQLCWPMEAESAGTSLVCDYFGMHRSHNPADGSVEFHLPHGEWIRLLRRYGFVVEDLIEIRPPEGATSGWKFVSLEWARRWPCEEIWKARKL; encoded by the coding sequence ATGATTGACGACGCGCGCCGCAATCGTAAGGCTTGGGATCGTCTGAGCAACGACTTTGCTGTCAGCGGTCGACGGAACTGGCAGCAGAACGCGTCGGCGCACTGGGGAATCTGGCACGTCGAGGAGCGCGAGCTGCAAGTGCTCGGCGATGTGTCTGGGAAGGATGTTCTGGAACACGGCTGCGGCAACGCCTACTTCTCGTCGTGGCTGGCGCGGCGCGGCGCCCGCGTGGTCGGCCTCGACAACTCTCCGGGTCAACTCGCGCACGCGCGGGCTTTTCAACGCGAGTTTGGCGTGGAGTTTCCTCTCGTTCTCGCCGACGGCGCGCAGGTACCGCTCGCCAACGAGAGCTTCGATATCGTGTTCAATGAATACGGAGCCGCGCTGTGGGTGGAGCCCGAGCGCATGGTGGCGGAAGCGGTGCGGCTGCTGCGGCCCGGCGGCCTGCTGGCCTTTCTGACCAACAGCGCCATCATTCAACTGTGTTGGCCGATGGAAGCGGAGAGCGCGGGAACGAGCCTGGTGTGCGATTACTTCGGCATGCACCGCAGTCACAACCCAGCCGATGGCTCGGTGGAGTTTCATCTCCCACACGGGGAATGGATTCGCTTGCTGCGTCGTTACGGCTTCGTCGTCGAAGACCTCATCGAGATTCGTCCGCCTGAAGGCGCAACTTCCGGATGGAAGTTCGTATCGTTGGAGTGGGCACGACGCTGGCCGTGCGAAGAAATCTGGAAGGCACGGAAATTATGA